In a single window of the Streptomyces sp. NBC_00094 genome:
- a CDS encoding TetR/AcrR family transcriptional regulator → MTQHRGTGDRTPLSRQRILRAAVALADATGAEAFSMRRLAQELGVVPMALYKHVANKDELLDGMVDVVVGDIARPAPGAPWKTAVRQQVLAARSQLLHHRWAAPVIESRPGPTPAVLAHLDSVIGTFRDGGLSTDLTHHAMHALGTRLLGFSPELFATGAAKPASDVPDAGSGAGSGAAAGSAAAAAYPHVAEIAAAAAHDDGSTVGGGCDDQFEFEFALDLLLDGIERRHREGWTSR, encoded by the coding sequence ATGACCCAGCACCGCGGAACCGGCGACCGCACCCCCCTGAGCAGGCAGCGGATCCTGCGGGCCGCCGTCGCGCTGGCCGACGCGACCGGAGCCGAGGCGTTCAGCATGCGACGCCTCGCCCAGGAGCTCGGGGTCGTCCCGATGGCGCTCTACAAGCACGTGGCCAACAAGGACGAGCTGCTCGACGGCATGGTGGACGTCGTCGTCGGCGACATCGCTCGGCCGGCCCCCGGCGCCCCGTGGAAGACGGCCGTACGGCAGCAGGTCCTCGCCGCACGGAGCCAGCTGCTGCACCACCGCTGGGCCGCGCCCGTCATCGAGTCGCGCCCCGGCCCGACCCCCGCCGTCCTCGCCCACCTCGACTCGGTGATCGGCACGTTCCGGGACGGCGGGCTCTCGACGGACCTCACGCACCACGCGATGCACGCGCTGGGCACCCGCCTGCTGGGCTTCTCCCCCGAGCTGTTCGCCACGGGCGCGGCGAAGCCCGCGTCCGACGTGCCGGACGCGGGCTCGGGGGCGGGTTCGGGGGCTGCTGCGGGCTCGGCTGCGGCTGCGGCCTATCCCCACGTCGCGGAGATCGCCGCGGCCGCCGCTCACGACGATGGCTCGACGGTCGGCGGAGGCTGTGACGACCAGTTCGAGTTCGAGTTCGCCCTCGACCTCCTCCTGGACGGCATCGAGCGCCGTCACCGGGAGGGCTGGACCTCCCGATGA
- a CDS encoding ABC transporter permease, with amino-acid sequence MSSLSLAVRDSSTMLRRNLLHARRYPSLTLNLLLTPVMLLLLFVYIFGDAMSAGIGGGDRSDYVAYLVPGLLLMTIGSTTIGTAVSVSNDMTEGIIARFRTMAIHRPSVLIGHVVGSVLQCVMSVVLVGAVAVAIGFRSTDATALEWLAAFGLLVLFATALTWIAVGMGLISPNAEAASNNALPLIFLPLISSTFVPIASMPGWFQPIAEYQPFTPAIETLRGLLLGTEIGHNGWLALAWCLGLTVLGYLWSTSKFNADPK; translated from the coding sequence ATGAGCTCCCTCTCCCTCGCCGTGCGCGACTCGTCCACGATGCTGCGCCGCAACCTGCTGCACGCCCGGCGCTACCCGTCACTCACCCTGAACCTGCTGCTCACCCCGGTCATGCTCCTGCTGCTGTTCGTCTACATCTTCGGCGACGCGATGAGCGCCGGCATCGGCGGCGGCGACCGCTCCGACTACGTCGCCTACCTCGTCCCCGGGCTGCTGCTGATGACCATCGGCAGCACCACCATCGGGACGGCCGTGTCGGTGTCCAACGACATGACCGAGGGCATCATCGCCCGCTTCCGCACCATGGCGATCCACCGCCCGTCCGTCCTCATCGGGCACGTCGTCGGCAGCGTCCTGCAGTGCGTGATGAGCGTGGTCCTCGTCGGCGCCGTCGCCGTCGCCATCGGCTTCCGCTCCACCGACGCCACCGCCCTGGAATGGCTCGCCGCCTTCGGACTCCTCGTCCTCTTCGCCACCGCGCTCACCTGGATCGCCGTCGGCATGGGCCTCATCAGCCCCAACGCCGAAGCGGCCAGCAACAACGCGCTGCCCCTGATCTTCCTCCCGCTCATCTCCAGCACCTTCGTCCCCATCGCCTCGATGCCCGGCTGGTTCCAGCCCATCGCCGAGTACCAGCCCTTCACCCCCGCCATCGAGACCCTCCGCGGCCTGCTCCTGGGCACCGAGATCGGCCACAACGGCTGGCTCGCCCTCGCCTGGTGCCTCGGACTCACCGTCCTCGGCTACCTCTGGTCCACCTCGAAGTTCAACGCCGACCCGAAGTAG
- a CDS encoding DUF4386 domain-containing protein gives MDGTRRTAVVTGVLFLVTEVAAVAGLALYRPALDGAAYVGGPGADPRVLAGALCEMVLLIAVIGTGVALYPVIRRRHEALAVGYVCGRLLEAAVIAVGVVGVLAVVTLRQDLAGRAGESPGVDPAAYEVAASALVAVRDWAFLLGPNVALGANTLVLAYVMHRTGLVPRWIALLGLVGGALICASAVAVLFGLYPQVSTVGALAALPVFAWEVTLAVRLLTRGFTPTRKYPD, from the coding sequence ATGGACGGGACACGAAGGACCGCGGTGGTGACCGGGGTGTTGTTCCTGGTCACCGAGGTCGCGGCGGTGGCGGGGCTCGCGCTCTACCGCCCCGCGCTCGACGGCGCCGCATACGTCGGCGGTCCCGGCGCGGACCCCCGGGTCCTCGCGGGGGCGCTGTGCGAGATGGTGCTGCTCATCGCCGTGATCGGCACGGGTGTCGCGCTGTACCCGGTCATCAGGCGACGCCATGAGGCCCTGGCCGTCGGCTATGTGTGCGGCCGGCTGCTCGAAGCGGCCGTGATCGCCGTCGGTGTCGTCGGCGTGCTCGCGGTGGTGACCCTGCGGCAGGACCTCGCCGGTCGGGCCGGCGAGTCCCCGGGGGTCGATCCCGCCGCGTACGAGGTGGCCGCGAGCGCGCTGGTCGCGGTGCGCGACTGGGCGTTCCTGCTCGGCCCGAACGTCGCCCTCGGCGCGAACACCCTGGTCCTCGCGTACGTGATGCACCGGACGGGTCTCGTGCCGAGGTGGATCGCCCTGCTCGGCCTGGTCGGCGGCGCACTCATCTGCGCCTCGGCGGTCGCCGTGCTCTTCGGTCTCTATCCGCAGGTGTCCACCGTCGGCGCGCTCGCCGCGCTCCCGGTCTTCGCCTGGGAGGTGACCCTCGCCGTCCGGTTGCTGACCCGCGGCTTCACGCCGACACGAAAATACCCCGACTAG